One Georgenia wutianyii DNA segment encodes these proteins:
- a CDS encoding cell division protein CrgA gives MPESKRRKNKATYTPPPTPAQPKESPRWWVPTAVVLMVVGMLWVVITYIIQAAGPIPGIGNLNLAIGFVVLLVGFLMTLRWR, from the coding sequence GTGCCGGAGTCCAAGCGCCGCAAGAACAAGGCGACGTACACGCCCCCGCCCACGCCTGCCCAGCCCAAGGAGAGCCCGCGCTGGTGGGTGCCCACCGCCGTCGTCCTCATGGTCGTCGGCATGCTGTGGGTGGTCATCACCTACATCATCCAGGCTGCCGGCCCCATCCCGGGCATCGGGAACCTCAACCTGGCGATCGGGTTCGTCGTCCTGCTCGTCGGGTTCCTCATGACCCTGCGCTGGCGGTAG
- a CDS encoding peptidoglycan D,D-transpeptidase FtsI family protein, translated as MNTPVRRLTVVAALMFLALMVAATSVQYVQAPSLNADGRNVRTIYREFGQDRGPIIVAGEAIASSTPVDTDYRYQRSYSQPFLYAHSTGYFAAALSSMTGMELAANDVLGGTADSLVVQRLQDLVTGRQPQGGSVELTLDPRAQQAAWDALGDQRGAVVALDTRTGAILAMVSKPSYDPNALAVHSGSAAQEAYDALVADPTEPLVNRAIGGDLYAPGSSFKIVVAAAAIEADNLDADSPVPSPAQLQLPQSTRVINNPGGIQCTPNDTAPLRYTVEQSCNTTFAQLGMDLGADALREQAEAFGFGQPLRIPLQVTPSSFPQDMDAAQTALASIGQFDVRATPLQMAMVSQAIANDGRQMQPYLVATERNADLEVVSTTEPTELRQSVTPRTAGVLTELMTSVVANGTGRAAQLPGIAVAGKTGTAQSGTDAPPHAWFTSFAPADDPRVAVAVVVENGGFEGDVASGGTTAAPIARQVLAALLLE; from the coding sequence GTGAACACGCCAGTCCGCCGGCTCACGGTGGTGGCCGCGCTCATGTTCCTCGCGCTCATGGTCGCCGCCACGTCCGTCCAGTACGTCCAGGCGCCGTCGCTCAACGCCGACGGTCGCAACGTGCGCACCATCTACCGCGAGTTCGGGCAGGACCGGGGCCCGATCATCGTCGCCGGGGAGGCGATCGCCTCCTCGACGCCGGTCGACACCGACTACCGCTACCAGCGCTCCTACTCCCAGCCGTTCCTCTACGCGCACTCCACCGGCTACTTCGCCGCCGCGCTGAGCTCGATGACCGGCATGGAGCTCGCCGCCAACGACGTCCTCGGCGGCACCGCCGACTCCCTCGTCGTCCAGCGGCTCCAGGACCTCGTCACCGGGCGCCAGCCGCAGGGCGGGTCGGTCGAGCTCACCCTGGACCCGCGCGCCCAGCAGGCCGCCTGGGACGCGCTCGGGGACCAGCGCGGCGCCGTCGTCGCCCTCGACACCCGGACCGGGGCGATCCTCGCCATGGTCTCCAAGCCGAGCTACGACCCCAACGCCCTCGCCGTGCACTCCGGCTCGGCGGCGCAGGAGGCCTACGACGCCCTGGTCGCCGACCCCACCGAGCCCCTCGTCAACCGGGCGATCGGCGGGGACCTGTACGCGCCGGGCTCCTCCTTCAAGATCGTCGTCGCCGCGGCGGCCATCGAGGCCGACAACCTCGACGCCGACAGCCCGGTGCCCTCCCCCGCCCAGCTCCAGCTCCCGCAGTCGACGCGGGTCATCAACAACCCCGGCGGCATCCAGTGCACGCCCAACGACACAGCGCCGCTGCGCTACACGGTCGAGCAGTCGTGCAACACGACGTTCGCCCAGCTCGGCATGGACCTGGGCGCGGACGCCCTGCGGGAGCAGGCCGAGGCGTTCGGGTTCGGCCAGCCGCTGCGCATCCCGCTGCAGGTGACCCCCTCGAGCTTCCCCCAGGACATGGACGCCGCGCAGACCGCCCTGGCCTCCATCGGGCAGTTCGACGTGCGCGCCACGCCGCTGCAGATGGCGATGGTCTCCCAGGCCATCGCCAACGACGGGCGCCAGATGCAGCCCTACCTCGTGGCCACCGAGCGCAACGCCGACCTCGAGGTCGTCTCCACGACCGAGCCGACCGAGCTGCGCCAGTCGGTCACCCCGCGCACCGCCGGCGTGCTCACCGAGCTCATGACGAGCGTCGTCGCCAACGGCACCGGGCGGGCCGCCCAGCTGCCGGGCATCGCCGTCGCCGGCAAGACCGGCACCGCGCAGAGCGGGACGGACGCCCCGCCGCACGCGTGGTTCACGTCCTTCGCCCCCGCGGACGACCCGCGGGTGGCCGTCGCCGTGGTCGTGGAGAACGGTGGGTTCGAGGGGGACGTCGCCTCCGGCGGGACCACCGCCGCCCCGATCGCGCGGCAGGTGCTCGCCGCGCTGCTCCTGGAGTAG
- a CDS encoding aminodeoxychorismate/anthranilate synthase component II: MTRVLVVDNYDSFVWTIVGYLEQLGATAVVQRNDDVTTDPRDVDAVLVSPGPGTPKGAGVTLDVIAACAEHRVPMLGVCLGHQALGELFGATVTHAPELMHGKTSLVEHDGTGVFAGLPTPFTATRYHSLTVDPATVPDTLRVTARTANGIVMGLEHRDLPLHGVQFHPESVLTDHGHRLLANWLTIAGDREATARSEGLAPLVRR, encoded by the coding sequence GTGACCCGCGTCCTCGTCGTCGACAACTACGACAGCTTCGTCTGGACGATCGTCGGCTATCTCGAGCAGCTCGGAGCAACTGCCGTCGTCCAGCGCAACGACGACGTCACCACCGACCCGCGCGACGTCGACGCCGTCCTCGTCTCCCCGGGCCCGGGCACCCCGAAGGGTGCGGGCGTCACGCTCGACGTCATCGCGGCGTGCGCCGAGCACCGGGTGCCGATGCTCGGCGTGTGCCTGGGCCACCAGGCCCTCGGTGAGCTCTTCGGGGCCACCGTCACCCACGCGCCCGAGCTCATGCACGGCAAGACGTCCCTCGTCGAGCACGACGGCACCGGTGTCTTCGCCGGGCTCCCCACGCCGTTCACCGCCACCCGGTACCACTCGCTCACCGTCGACCCGGCCACCGTGCCGGACACGCTGCGGGTCACCGCGCGCACCGCGAACGGCATCGTCATGGGCCTGGAGCACCGCGACCTGCCGCTCCACGGCGTGCAGTTCCACCCCGAGTCCGTGCTCACCGACCACGGGCACCGGCTGCTGGCGAACTGGCTCACGATCGCGGGCGACCGCGAGGCGACCGCCCGCAGCGAGGGCCTCGCCCCGCTCGTCCGCCGCTGA
- a CDS encoding DLW-39 family protein: MKKLLGVAALAAAGYAVWAKVRADREERALWQEVTDSFGGNTFPEAPEASTAH; the protein is encoded by the coding sequence ATGAAGAAGCTTCTCGGAGTCGCCGCCCTGGCGGCAGCAGGCTACGCCGTCTGGGCGAAGGTCCGGGCCGACCGCGAGGAGCGGGCCCTGTGGCAGGAGGTCACCGACAGCTTCGGCGGGAACACCTTCCCCGAGGCGCCCGAGGCCTCCACCGCCCACTGA
- a CDS encoding FtsW/RodA/SpoVE family cell cycle protein: MAIVSQQAGRPGRWVELGLLALAIGIGLYAYVQVGLATTGEVPSGVFTQLGVLVVLAVLTHVVLRWRAPYADPVILPTAVALNGLGLAMIYRIDQAEGTSFASRQVMWTMLGVAAAVAVVVLLRDHRQLRRYTYLSMILGLVMLLLPLVPGLGATINGARIWISLGGLSFQPAELAKVLLAIFFAGYLVTNRDTLALAGPKVLGLQLPRARDLGPILLAWGVALVVLVFQRDLGTALLFFALFVAMLYVATERLSWVLIGLLLFGGGAALAAATLDHVGARFDVWLNALDPDIYNRAFGGSYQVVQGLFGMASGGLMGTGWGQGRPEIVPYAHSDFIIASLAEELGLTGLLAILLMYLVLVERGMRAAIGVRDGFGTLLASGLSFVVAFQCFVVVGGVTRLIPLTGLTMPFLAQGGSSLVVNWMIVALLLRISDAARRPAAMSGELPIPPLDTSGEVAEVTFRPTGDDANPTEVVRLS; the protein is encoded by the coding sequence ATGGCCATCGTCAGCCAGCAGGCAGGGCGCCCGGGCCGGTGGGTCGAGCTGGGGCTCCTCGCCCTCGCGATCGGCATCGGCCTGTACGCCTACGTGCAGGTGGGGCTGGCGACGACGGGCGAGGTCCCCAGCGGGGTCTTCACCCAGCTCGGGGTGCTCGTCGTCCTCGCCGTGCTCACGCACGTCGTCCTGCGGTGGCGAGCGCCCTACGCCGACCCTGTCATCCTGCCTACCGCCGTCGCCCTCAACGGCCTCGGGCTCGCGATGATCTACCGCATCGACCAGGCCGAGGGCACGTCCTTCGCCTCCCGCCAGGTCATGTGGACGATGCTCGGGGTGGCGGCCGCCGTCGCCGTCGTCGTGCTCCTGCGCGACCACCGGCAGCTGCGCCGCTACACCTACCTGTCGATGATCCTCGGCCTCGTCATGCTCCTCCTGCCGCTCGTGCCGGGGCTGGGCGCGACGATCAACGGCGCCCGGATCTGGATCTCGCTCGGGGGGCTGTCCTTCCAGCCCGCCGAGCTGGCCAAGGTGCTCCTCGCCATCTTCTTCGCCGGCTACCTCGTGACGAACCGCGACACCCTCGCCCTCGCCGGCCCGAAGGTGCTCGGCCTCCAGCTGCCCCGGGCCCGCGACCTCGGCCCGATCCTCCTCGCCTGGGGCGTCGCGCTCGTCGTCCTCGTCTTCCAGCGGGACCTCGGCACGGCGCTGCTCTTCTTCGCCCTGTTCGTCGCCATGCTCTACGTCGCCACCGAACGGCTGAGCTGGGTGCTCATCGGCCTGCTCCTCTTCGGCGGCGGGGCGGCGCTGGCCGCCGCCACCCTCGACCACGTCGGCGCCCGCTTCGACGTCTGGCTCAACGCCCTGGACCCCGACATCTACAACCGCGCGTTCGGCGGCTCCTACCAGGTGGTCCAGGGGCTGTTCGGGATGGCGTCGGGCGGCCTCATGGGCACCGGCTGGGGTCAGGGCCGGCCCGAGATCGTGCCCTACGCCCACTCCGACTTCATCATCGCCTCGCTCGCCGAGGAGCTCGGCCTCACCGGCCTGCTGGCGATCCTCCTCATGTACCTCGTCCTCGTCGAGCGCGGCATGCGGGCCGCCATCGGGGTGCGCGACGGCTTCGGCACGCTGCTCGCCTCGGGCCTGTCCTTCGTCGTCGCCTTCCAGTGCTTCGTCGTCGTCGGCGGGGTCACCCGGCTCATCCCGCTCACCGGCCTGACGATGCCGTTCCTCGCCCAGGGCGGCTCCTCCCTCGTCGTCAACTGGATGATCGTCGCGCTGCTCCTGCGCATCTCCGACGCCGCCCGCCGGCCCGCGGCGATGAGCGGCGAGCTGCCGATCCCGCCGCTCGACACCTCCGGGGAGGTCGCCGAGGTGACGTTCCGCCCGACCGGTGACGACGCCAACCCCACCGAGGTGGTGAGGCTCTCGTGA
- a CDS encoding DUF881 domain-containing protein has translation MARSLKGSHWNGSVAVGLVAALAGLLFATSATLFEDEADRSATNLVDLARVETARLEENEEEVARLRQERADLVAREQPPAAPDPEAGALTALAAGQTPVTGPGVVVELWDAPAPPDLAASGLHPDDLVVHQQDLEAVINALWTGGAEAMMIQDQRITSTSSVRCVGNVLLLHGRHYSPPYRVSAIGDPQELAAAVEAAPGVQVYLQYVDAVGLGWSLEETPAIDMPAYTGSLRLDHARAG, from the coding sequence ATGGCTCGCTCGCTGAAGGGCTCGCACTGGAACGGTTCGGTGGCCGTCGGTCTCGTCGCCGCGCTCGCCGGCCTCCTCTTCGCCACCAGCGCCACGCTCTTCGAGGACGAGGCGGACCGGTCCGCCACCAACCTCGTCGACCTCGCCCGCGTCGAGACTGCCCGGCTGGAGGAGAACGAGGAGGAGGTCGCCCGGCTGCGCCAGGAGCGCGCCGATCTCGTGGCCCGGGAGCAGCCGCCGGCCGCGCCGGACCCGGAGGCGGGCGCGCTCACCGCCCTCGCCGCCGGGCAGACGCCGGTGACCGGGCCGGGCGTCGTCGTCGAGCTGTGGGACGCCCCCGCCCCGCCGGACCTCGCCGCCAGCGGCCTGCACCCCGACGACCTCGTCGTCCACCAGCAGGACCTCGAGGCGGTCATCAACGCCCTGTGGACGGGCGGAGCCGAGGCGATGATGATCCAGGACCAGCGGATCACCTCGACCTCCTCCGTGCGCTGCGTGGGCAACGTCCTCCTGCTCCACGGCCGCCACTACTCCCCGCCCTACCGCGTCTCGGCCATCGGGGACCCGCAGGAGCTCGCCGCCGCCGTCGAGGCCGCCCCCGGGGTGCAGGTCTACCTCCAGTACGTCGACGCCGTCGGTCTGGGCTGGTCCCTCGAGGAGACGCCCGCCATCGACATGCCCGCCTACACGGGCTCCCTTCGTCTGGACCACGCGCGAGCAGGGTGA
- a CDS encoding peptidylprolyl isomerase, whose translation MEATVHTNLGDIVIELFPHHAPKTVENFVSLAKGERTWTNPATGQESNDPLYDGVIFHRIIPNFMIQGGDPLGSGRGGPGYTFDDEIHPELDFTQPYMLAMANAGKIGGRGTNGSQFFITTAPTTWLQGKHTIFGRVADAESRAVVDKISAVPTGPGDRPVEDVVISSITVTD comes from the coding sequence ATGGAAGCAACTGTGCACACGAACCTCGGGGACATCGTCATCGAGCTGTTCCCCCACCACGCCCCCAAGACCGTGGAGAACTTCGTCTCCCTCGCCAAGGGCGAGCGGACCTGGACCAACCCGGCGACGGGCCAGGAGTCGAACGACCCCCTGTACGACGGCGTGATCTTCCACCGGATCATCCCGAACTTCATGATCCAGGGCGGCGACCCGCTGGGCTCTGGGCGCGGCGGCCCCGGCTACACCTTCGACGACGAGATCCACCCGGAGCTCGACTTCACCCAGCCCTACATGCTGGCGATGGCCAACGCCGGGAAGATCGGCGGCCGCGGCACCAACGGCTCGCAGTTCTTCATCACGACCGCGCCCACGACCTGGCTGCAGGGCAAGCACACGATCTTCGGTCGCGTCGCGGACGCCGAGAGCCGCGCCGTCGTCGACAAGATCAGCGCCGTCCCCACCGGCCCGGGCGACCGTCCGGTCGAGGACGTCGTCATCTCCTCGATCACCGTCACCGACTGA
- a CDS encoding class E sortase, which produces MASTDVDQLEWLPGQPDDGTPRRTRPRKRRGGFLAGLVGVVGELMITAGVLLGLFVVWQLWWTDVEANNHQAQVLEDWRGQGDVIDAPPQPGEPRTDPPPLPTVGGEGDVMGTLHVPRLGPDYEYSIAEGVSLGAVLNRGYIGHYPDTQLPGEVGNFATAAHRQSYGAPYREIEQIVVGDSLVVETADAYLVYEVVGSEVVHPSQVEVIAPVPNEPGVPPTERMITLTTCHPLFSAAERWITYGQFQHWVDKNDGMPAELLELEEGR; this is translated from the coding sequence ATGGCCAGCACGGACGTCGACCAGCTCGAGTGGCTGCCCGGCCAGCCGGACGACGGCACGCCGCGGCGCACCCGGCCGCGCAAGCGCAGGGGTGGCTTCCTCGCCGGTCTCGTCGGCGTCGTCGGCGAGCTCATGATCACCGCCGGCGTCCTCCTCGGGCTCTTCGTCGTGTGGCAGCTGTGGTGGACGGACGTCGAGGCGAACAACCACCAGGCCCAGGTGCTGGAGGACTGGCGCGGCCAGGGCGACGTCATCGACGCGCCGCCGCAGCCCGGCGAGCCGCGCACCGACCCGCCGCCGCTGCCCACGGTGGGCGGCGAGGGCGACGTCATGGGAACGCTGCACGTCCCGCGGCTCGGACCGGACTACGAGTACTCGATCGCCGAGGGCGTGAGCCTGGGCGCGGTCCTCAACCGGGGCTACATCGGGCACTACCCCGACACCCAGCTGCCTGGCGAGGTCGGCAACTTCGCGACGGCCGCACACCGGCAGTCCTACGGCGCGCCCTACCGGGAGATCGAGCAGATCGTCGTCGGCGACTCGCTCGTCGTCGAGACCGCCGACGCCTACCTCGTCTACGAGGTCGTCGGGTCCGAGGTGGTCCACCCCTCGCAGGTCGAGGTCATCGCGCCGGTGCCGAACGAGCCCGGTGTCCCGCCCACGGAGCGGATGATCACCCTGACGACGTGCCACCCCCTGTTCTCCGCCGCCGAGCGGTGGATCACCTACGGCCAGTTCCAGCACTGGGTCGACAAGAACGACGGCATGCCGGCCGAGCTGCTCGAGCTCGAGGAGGGACGCTGA
- the pknB gene encoding Stk1 family PASTA domain-containing Ser/Thr kinase: MDEVPKVLAGRYEVRELIGRGGMAEVYIGYDSRLSRTVAIKVLRSDLARDPTFQARFRREAQAAAALNHPAIVSVYDTGEDDVVTASGERAHVPYIVMEYVEGHTVRSLLNDGAAVPIDEACEIVIGVLSALAYSHREGIVHRDIKPGNVMLTPTGQVKVMDFGIARAMADSAATMTQTHAVVGTAQYLSPEQARGEVVDARSDIYSTGCLLFELLTGQPPFSGDSAVAVAYQHVREMPKTPSQVASDIPEALDRIVLKSLAKDREDRYPDADAMRADLEAAVRGGEVSAPAASTWIAAAAAADATSVIGAAPSATRAMPAQTGSRAAVAAEEDEEPKKRSPWWVWVLVLVGLLAAAGVTYLLLTNDNDTEPDPPAVVTVPDLTGMDQTAARLAVEGEGLVFAIGDPEFSADIEPGIFVSSDPAVGAEVEEGQTVTVRFSAGPEAVEMPDVVGLSQRQAQDQLSEDELGISVRITYRPINSPDYEADRVAQTEPPAGEPVEPGAEVVLHIATGNVDVPDVRGQTIEAATEALRALNLTVSAVDQPSGDFDPGTVLDQDRTGPVPRFSTIELTVAVEAPTPVQPTPTPTPAPTEEPAPSESPTTEEPPPSGSAEPGHRAGEEL; encoded by the coding sequence GTGGACGAAGTACCCAAGGTGCTCGCAGGACGTTACGAGGTCCGTGAGCTCATCGGCCGCGGGGGCATGGCCGAGGTCTACATCGGTTACGACAGCCGGCTCTCCCGGACGGTGGCGATCAAGGTGCTGCGGTCCGACCTCGCGCGCGACCCCACCTTCCAGGCGCGCTTCCGCCGCGAGGCGCAGGCCGCGGCGGCCCTCAACCACCCGGCGATCGTCTCGGTCTACGACACCGGCGAGGACGACGTCGTCACCGCGAGCGGTGAGCGCGCCCACGTCCCGTACATCGTCATGGAGTACGTCGAGGGCCACACGGTGCGCTCCCTGCTCAACGACGGCGCCGCGGTGCCGATCGACGAGGCCTGCGAGATCGTCATCGGGGTGCTCTCCGCGCTGGCCTACTCCCACCGGGAGGGCATCGTCCACCGGGACATCAAGCCCGGCAACGTCATGCTCACGCCCACCGGGCAGGTCAAGGTCATGGACTTCGGCATCGCCCGCGCGATGGCCGACTCCGCCGCGACGATGACCCAGACCCACGCCGTCGTCGGCACCGCCCAGTACCTCTCCCCGGAGCAGGCCCGCGGCGAGGTCGTCGACGCCCGCTCCGACATCTACTCCACCGGCTGCCTGCTCTTCGAGCTGCTCACCGGCCAGCCGCCCTTCAGCGGCGACTCCGCGGTGGCGGTGGCCTACCAGCACGTGCGCGAGATGCCCAAGACGCCGAGCCAGGTGGCCTCCGACATCCCCGAGGCGCTCGACCGGATCGTGCTCAAGTCGCTCGCCAAGGACCGCGAGGACCGCTACCCCGACGCCGACGCGATGCGGGCGGACCTCGAGGCCGCGGTGCGCGGCGGTGAGGTCAGCGCCCCGGCGGCGAGCACGTGGATCGCCGCCGCGGCCGCGGCAGACGCGACCTCCGTCATCGGCGCCGCCCCGTCCGCGACGCGGGCGATGCCGGCGCAGACCGGCTCCCGCGCGGCCGTGGCCGCCGAGGAGGACGAGGAGCCGAAGAAGCGCTCGCCCTGGTGGGTGTGGGTGCTCGTGCTCGTGGGCCTGCTGGCCGCCGCCGGCGTCACCTACCTCCTGCTCACCAACGACAACGACACCGAGCCCGACCCGCCCGCCGTCGTCACCGTCCCCGACCTCACCGGGATGGACCAGACGGCGGCCCGGCTCGCCGTCGAGGGCGAGGGACTCGTCTTCGCGATCGGGGACCCGGAGTTCTCCGCGGACATCGAGCCCGGGATCTTCGTCAGCTCCGACCCGGCGGTCGGCGCCGAGGTCGAGGAGGGGCAGACCGTCACGGTGCGCTTCTCCGCCGGTCCCGAGGCCGTCGAGATGCCCGACGTCGTGGGCCTGAGCCAGCGTCAGGCGCAGGACCAGCTCTCCGAGGACGAGCTGGGCATCAGCGTCCGGATCACCTACCGGCCGATCAACAGCCCGGACTACGAGGCCGACCGCGTCGCGCAGACCGAGCCGCCGGCCGGTGAGCCGGTCGAGCCGGGGGCGGAGGTCGTCCTCCACATCGCCACCGGCAACGTCGACGTCCCCGACGTCCGCGGCCAGACGATCGAGGCGGCGACCGAGGCGCTGCGCGCCCTCAACCTCACGGTGAGCGCCGTCGACCAGCCCTCGGGCGACTTCGACCCGGGTACGGTGCTCGACCAGGACCGCACCGGCCCGGTGCCGCGGTTCAGCACGATCGAGCTCACGGTGGCCGTCGAGGCCCCGACGCCGGTCCAGCCCACGCCGACCCCGACGCCGGCTCCCACCGAGGAGCCCGCGCCGAGCGAGAGCCCGACCACGGAGGAGCCGCCGCCGAGCGGCTCGGCCGAGCCCGGCCACCGGGCGGGCGAGGAGCTGTAG
- a CDS encoding ankyrin repeat domain-containing protein, which translates to MSDDVHALAAHVFDLARGGEADALAAYLDAGAPVDLTNDKGDSLLILASYHEHEDTVALLLERGADVSRLNDRGQSALVCAVFKQAPGIVRRLVAAGADPDAGTPSARATAQYFGATEIAALLEG; encoded by the coding sequence ATGAGCGACGACGTCCACGCGCTGGCCGCGCACGTCTTCGACCTCGCCCGCGGCGGTGAGGCCGACGCGCTGGCCGCGTACCTGGACGCAGGTGCCCCCGTCGACCTCACGAACGACAAGGGCGACTCCCTGCTCATCCTGGCGAGCTACCACGAGCACGAGGACACGGTCGCGCTGCTCCTCGAGCGTGGCGCCGACGTCTCGCGGCTCAACGACCGTGGCCAGAGCGCCCTCGTCTGTGCCGTGTTCAAGCAGGCGCCGGGGATCGTGCGCCGCCTCGTGGCCGCCGGTGCGGACCCGGACGCCGGGACCCCGAGCGCCCGCGCGACCGCGCAGTACTTCGGAGCCACCGAGATCGCCGCGCTGCTCGAGGGCTGA
- a CDS encoding serine/threonine-protein kinase yields MPIRTGHLLKGRYELTERIAVGGMGEVWRGRDRLLGRTVAAKVLREDLLGDEASLDRLRAEARNASGVVHPNVAVVLDYGEQDGGGFLVMEHVPGEPLSRILARERTLPLDRLLPILLQCCRGLQAVHDAGVVHRDVKPSNVLLTPDGTVKLTDFGISVATDQPALTATGMVMGTAQYLPPELAMGRPARPAGDLYALGVIAYEAIVGRRPYTGTTQVDIAMAHVTSPLPPLPDDVPAPVRELVTAMLAKDPADRPPSAAVVARRLDELGEAPLSPPTPAPAGTRRTTTARPQRAASATPPGRRRGPADRWQRPTWEDLAADRRWVAALAAGVVLALLLALTLGTLALGGDGRVGSAPDMRPADRPTVRIP; encoded by the coding sequence GTGCCGATCCGCACAGGACACCTCCTCAAGGGACGCTACGAGCTCACCGAGCGCATCGCCGTCGGCGGCATGGGCGAGGTGTGGCGCGGCCGTGACCGGCTGCTCGGGCGCACGGTCGCGGCCAAGGTGCTGCGCGAGGACCTCCTGGGGGACGAGGCCTCGCTCGACCGGCTGCGCGCCGAGGCGCGCAACGCCAGCGGCGTCGTGCACCCGAACGTCGCCGTCGTCCTCGACTACGGCGAGCAGGACGGCGGCGGGTTCCTCGTCATGGAGCACGTGCCCGGCGAGCCCCTGTCCCGCATCCTCGCCCGCGAGCGCACCCTGCCCCTGGACCGGCTGCTGCCGATCCTCCTCCAGTGCTGCCGCGGCCTGCAGGCGGTGCACGACGCCGGGGTGGTGCACCGCGACGTCAAGCCCTCCAACGTCCTGCTCACCCCGGACGGCACGGTCAAGCTCACCGACTTCGGCATCTCCGTCGCGACCGACCAGCCGGCGCTCACGGCGACCGGGATGGTCATGGGCACCGCCCAGTACCTGCCGCCCGAGCTCGCGATGGGCAGGCCGGCGCGGCCCGCCGGGGACCTCTACGCCCTCGGCGTCATCGCCTACGAGGCCATCGTCGGCCGCCGGCCCTACACCGGCACCACCCAGGTGGACATCGCGATGGCACACGTCACCTCCCCGCTGCCCCCGCTCCCCGACGACGTGCCGGCCCCGGTCCGCGAGCTCGTCACCGCGATGCTCGCCAAGGACCCCGCGGACCGGCCGCCGTCCGCCGCGGTGGTCGCCCGCCGCCTCGATGAGCTCGGGGAGGCCCCGCTCTCCCCTCCGACGCCCGCGCCCGCCGGCACGAGGAGGACGACGACGGCGCGCCCGCAGCGGGCTGCCTCGGCCACGCCCCCCGGGCGTCGTCGTGGACCCGCAGACCGCTGGCAACGACCCACGTGGGAGGACCTGGCCGCCGACCGCCGCTGGGTCGCCGCTCTCGCGGCAGGTGTCGTGCTCGCCCTCCTGCTCGCCCTGACCCTCGGTACCCTTGCCCTGGGCGGGGACGGTCGGGTGGGCAGTGCCCCCGACATGCGCCCAGCCGACCGACCGACAGTGAGGATCCCCTAG
- a CDS encoding rhomboid family intramembrane serine protease gives MGVQCVDCVARAQAAMPARRTVFGAKVHSGRPVVTMTFVALCVLAYAAQRVFPGLSTPAYFMPALGELEPHRFLTAAFLHGGFLHLAVNMYALWIVGSVLEPALGRWRFAALFLVSALGGSVGVLLFASPFEHDWVTPVVGASGAVFGLFGAIGLALRRLGRDTTQIVVLIAINAVLGFVIPNVAWQAHVGGLLTGLLLSAAYVYAPRDRRTAVSVVATVGVTVLLVVLAAAKYAIS, from the coding sequence GTGGGCGTCCAGTGCGTCGACTGCGTCGCCAGGGCGCAGGCGGCGATGCCCGCCCGCCGCACGGTCTTCGGGGCCAAGGTCCACAGCGGGCGGCCAGTGGTCACGATGACGTTCGTCGCCCTGTGCGTGCTCGCCTACGCCGCCCAGCGGGTGTTCCCGGGCCTGAGCACGCCGGCGTACTTCATGCCGGCCCTCGGTGAGCTCGAGCCGCACCGGTTCCTCACCGCCGCGTTCCTCCACGGCGGGTTCCTCCATCTCGCGGTGAACATGTACGCCCTGTGGATCGTCGGCTCGGTGCTCGAGCCGGCCCTGGGGCGCTGGCGGTTCGCCGCCCTGTTTCTCGTGAGCGCCCTCGGCGGCTCGGTTGGCGTCCTGCTGTTCGCCTCCCCCTTCGAGCACGACTGGGTCACCCCCGTCGTCGGTGCCTCCGGCGCGGTGTTCGGCCTCTTCGGCGCGATCGGGCTCGCTCTGCGCCGCCTCGGGCGGGACACGACCCAGATCGTCGTGCTCATCGCGATCAACGCCGTGCTCGGGTTCGTCATCCCCAACGTCGCCTGGCAGGCGCACGTCGGTGGCCTGCTCACCGGCCTCCTGCTGTCCGCCGCCTACGTCTACGCGCCGCGCGACCGCCGGACCGCGGTGAGTGTCGTGGCCACCGTGGGGGTCACCGTGCTCCTCGTCGTCCTCGCTGCCGCGAAGTACGCGATCTCCTGA